One Deinococcus carri DNA window includes the following coding sequences:
- a CDS encoding MFS transporter yields MPHPAPGQRSLAWTLAVLTTVSYGALYYAQPLLAVATEHERGWSRTQTGLAFTLALLVTALIAPVVGRALDARGGRVLMGGGAALGGLAFVLLALTSSYPLFLSGWLLAGVAMALTFYEAAFTVLGQRVSGGARTRATLAITLVAGLASTIFVPLTTALLGAGGLSGTLLALAAMLLSVGLLAWRVLPESGGSTLGASRPAFTPDPAFARLTLAFTLAPVVTVGVGLQLAPLLLAAGYAPGVAAALTGLLGLAALPGRVLFVPLLARLGAFPLTLLLFAGLGLGALLLHVPTSLPLTGMGIVVFGLASGALTLARAELLAGQYPGTFGAANGRMARPVNFAQAFTPLGVGWLYTVSGGYGGALTLLVVLAGLAVWLMCGVARRPVRGVAEV; encoded by the coding sequence ATGCCTCACCCTGCCCCCGGCCAGCGTTCCCTCGCCTGGACGCTGGCCGTCCTCACAACCGTCAGCTACGGCGCCCTGTACTACGCCCAACCTCTCCTCGCGGTCGCCACCGAACACGAACGAGGATGGTCGCGCACCCAGACGGGACTGGCCTTCACCCTCGCGCTGCTGGTGACGGCGCTGATCGCCCCGGTGGTGGGCCGTGCTCTCGACGCTCGCGGTGGGCGGGTGCTCATGGGAGGAGGCGCAGCCTTGGGCGGCCTCGCCTTCGTGCTGTTGGCCCTCACCTCCAGTTATCCGCTGTTCTTGAGCGGCTGGCTCCTCGCCGGGGTGGCGATGGCCCTGACCTTTTACGAGGCGGCCTTCACCGTCCTGGGGCAGCGGGTGAGTGGAGGGGCGCGCACCCGGGCCACCCTGGCGATCACCCTCGTCGCGGGGCTGGCAAGCACGATCTTCGTGCCCCTCACGACCGCGCTGTTGGGAGCGGGCGGCCTCTCGGGGACGCTGCTGGCCCTCGCGGCGATGCTCCTGAGCGTCGGTCTCCTGGCCTGGCGGGTGCTGCCTGAGTCGGGCGGGTCCACGCTGGGTGCTTCTCGTCCAGCCTTCACCCCGGACCCTGCCTTCGCGCGGCTGACCCTGGCCTTCACCCTCGCGCCAGTCGTGACGGTCGGGGTGGGCCTGCAACTCGCTCCACTGCTGCTCGCCGCCGGGTACGCCCCTGGAGTGGCGGCGGCGCTCACCGGCCTGCTGGGGCTGGCCGCCCTGCCAGGACGGGTGCTGTTCGTCCCGCTGCTGGCGAGGCTCGGGGCGTTCCCGCTGACCCTGTTGCTGTTCGCCGGGCTGGGCCTTGGGGCACTGCTGCTGCACGTTCCCACCTCACTTCCGCTGACGGGAATGGGCATCGTGGTATTCGGGCTGGCGAGCGGAGCCTTGACCCTGGCCCGCGCCGAACTGCTGGCAGGACAGTACCCGGGCACCTTCGGGGCGGCGAACGGGCGGATGGCGCGGCCCGTGAACTTCGCCCAGGCGTTCACGCCGCTCGGGGTGGGGTGGCTCTACACCGTCTCGGGGGGATACGGGGGGGCGTTGACCCTCCTTGTCGTGCTCGCGGGGCTGGCCGTCTGGCTCATGTGTGGTGTCGCCAGACGCCCTGTTCGAGGTGTGGCTGAGGTGTAG
- a CDS encoding MarR family winged helix-turn-helix transcriptional regulator produces MTRQFTELQQRNFACCDVQSATQCVILTTLEREGDQTLRALTGTLNLDKAWLSRSTDDLVEQGLLVKTPHPGDRRALLLRLTDAGHQAAQDLDAQLNAQSARVLARLPEEDRAATLRLLNGLSAALGAELDGEGGADADPEGGFR; encoded by the coding sequence GTGACGCGGCAATTCACCGAATTGCAGCAGCGCAACTTCGCCTGCTGTGACGTGCAATCCGCCACCCAGTGCGTGATTCTCACCACCCTGGAGCGTGAGGGCGACCAGACCCTCCGGGCCTTGACCGGTACCCTCAACCTCGACAAGGCGTGGCTCAGCCGCAGCACCGACGACCTGGTGGAACAGGGCTTGCTGGTCAAGACACCGCACCCGGGGGACCGCCGCGCCCTGCTGTTGCGGCTGACCGACGCCGGGCATCAGGCCGCGCAGGACCTCGACGCCCAACTCAACGCTCAATCCGCCCGGGTGCTGGCCCGCCTGCCCGAAGAGGACCGGGCGGCGACGTTGAGGCTCCTCAACGGCCTGAGCGCCGCCCTTGGGGCCGAACTTGATGGAGAAGGGGGTGCGGATGCTGACCCGGAAGGCGGTTTCCGCTGA
- a CDS encoding mercuric reductase: MPDQTNDRTQPDVNKIEDTRDQATFESIARPSDPASDALQETQGTAPSTGIGTHYDAIVLGGGMAGVPLAHRLVYKGFKTALIERAELGGTCLNRGCIPTKTMIASARVAHQAYLSEQWGVETGEVRVHLGRVVDRKDELVRSIRAGSERNVAQNKNLTLIRGNARFVGERRLVVNGEEISAERVFIAVGTRNRVPGIEGLEGVPFLDSTTAMELRVVPPHLVIVGGGHIGVEFAQMYRRFGSDVTVLQSAPYLLPSEDEDITTALREALEAEGIEVVARARARRVEGGEGQVRVTASVDGEDRIYPGTHLMIAAGRVPNTDGLGLEATGVGLDGHGFIRINDCLETTAPGIWALGDVRGGPMFTHTARDDARIIYQNVVKGQDLSIKDRVVPWGVFTDPQLGRVGLSEREARAAGFKLKIGTYEARKVAKARANGETRGLIKVVADASTDRILGAAVLMAEGAELVHEFVTAMQLGARYTDLQDMIHIHPTLAEGLNNALGGVHYEEGLE, from the coding sequence ATGCCGGACCAGACGAACGACCGCACTCAACCGGACGTGAACAAGATTGAGGACACCCGTGACCAGGCGACGTTCGAGTCCATCGCCCGCCCCAGCGATCCTGCCAGTGACGCCTTGCAGGAGACCCAAGGGACGGCCCCGAGCACGGGAATAGGCACGCACTACGACGCCATCGTGCTGGGTGGTGGGATGGCTGGCGTGCCCCTCGCGCACCGCCTCGTGTACAAGGGCTTCAAGACGGCCTTGATCGAACGGGCGGAACTCGGCGGGACCTGCCTGAACCGGGGCTGCATTCCCACCAAGACGATGATCGCCAGCGCCCGGGTCGCGCACCAGGCTTACCTGAGCGAACAGTGGGGCGTGGAGACCGGCGAGGTGCGCGTGCATCTCGGGCGGGTGGTGGACCGCAAGGACGAACTGGTTCGCAGCATCCGCGCCGGGTCCGAGCGGAACGTCGCGCAGAACAAGAACCTCACCCTGATTCGTGGGAACGCGCGGTTCGTCGGGGAGCGCCGGCTCGTCGTAAACGGGGAGGAGATCAGCGCGGAGCGGGTCTTCATCGCGGTCGGAACGCGCAACCGGGTGCCCGGGATCGAGGGGCTGGAGGGCGTGCCCTTCCTCGACTCCACCACGGCGATGGAACTCCGCGTCGTTCCCCCGCACCTGGTCATCGTGGGCGGCGGGCACATCGGGGTGGAGTTCGCACAGATGTACCGCCGCTTCGGCAGTGACGTGACGGTGCTGCAAAGCGCGCCATATCTGCTGCCGAGTGAGGACGAAGACATCACGACGGCGCTGAGGGAGGCGCTGGAGGCTGAGGGCATCGAGGTCGTCGCGAGGGCCCGTGCGCGGCGCGTGGAGGGCGGCGAGGGGCAGGTGCGGGTCACGGCCAGCGTGGACGGCGAGGACCGTATCTACCCCGGAACCCACCTGATGATCGCGGCGGGGCGCGTGCCGAACACGGATGGGCTCGGTCTGGAGGCCACCGGCGTGGGTCTCGACGGGCACGGCTTCATCAGGATCAACGACTGCCTGGAGACGACTGCGCCCGGCATCTGGGCGCTGGGGGACGTGCGCGGCGGGCCGATGTTCACGCACACGGCGCGGGATGACGCGCGGATCATCTACCAGAACGTCGTCAAGGGGCAGGACCTCAGTATCAAGGACCGGGTGGTGCCGTGGGGGGTGTTCACGGACCCGCAACTGGGCCGGGTGGGGCTCTCCGAACGCGAGGCGCGGGCGGCGGGGTTCAAGCTGAAGATCGGGACGTACGAGGCGCGCAAGGTCGCCAAGGCGCGTGCGAATGGGGAGACGCGGGGGCTGATCAAGGTGGTGGCGGACGCGAGCACCGACCGCATCCTGGGGGCAGCGGTGCTGATGGCCGAGGGAGCGGAACTGGTGCACGAGTTCGTGACGGCGATGCAGCTCGGGGCGCGGTACACCGACTTGCAGGACATGATCCACATTCACCCGACCCTGGCGGAAGGCCTGAACAACGCCCTGGGCGGCGTGCATTACGAGGAAGGGCTGGAGTGA
- the arsN2 gene encoding arsenic resistance N-acetyltransferase ArsN2 — translation MLTRKAVSADLPRIEALLMALNLPVAGVAEYLEGMRVAEQDASLLGVAGLETHGRVGLLRSVAALPSARRQGVAARLVGEVLDQARHLDLEEVYLLTTTAEGYFPRFGFAAVPRSVAPPALLASREFQDACPQSAALMHLPLQENAMTQTIPGLSDHTSTLTLLGTLRAGPHLPLEFHLHGEVLVGPGYHVTEVKAVTIESMDCGGRADAWRETVIQLKDGSAREAGEGFMTTRKFLGIYDKVARSVPVRGEAEVRFEYGNNAMPAMQYHVTHVEPQEERVIVHLRTPGVQCKAADACGQPTTAQPVEAASGCAPASGCCGPATTELISLG, via the coding sequence ATGCTGACCCGGAAGGCGGTTTCCGCTGACCTCCCCCGCATCGAGGCCCTGCTCATGGCCCTGAACCTGCCGGTGGCCGGAGTCGCCGAGTACCTGGAGGGGATGCGGGTGGCGGAGCAGGACGCTTCTCTCCTCGGGGTCGCCGGGCTGGAGACGCACGGCCGGGTGGGCCTGCTGCGCTCGGTAGCTGCCCTTCCGTCCGCCCGTCGGCAGGGCGTGGCCGCCCGGCTCGTCGGTGAAGTGCTCGATCAGGCCCGCCACCTGGACCTGGAGGAGGTCTACCTGCTGACCACCACTGCCGAAGGCTACTTCCCGCGCTTCGGCTTCGCGGCGGTGCCGCGTTCGGTGGCGCCACCCGCCCTGCTCGCCTCGCGCGAATTTCAGGATGCCTGCCCTCAGTCCGCCGCCCTCATGCACCTGCCCCTCCAGGAGAACGCCATGACCCAGACCATCCCCGGACTCTCCGATCACACCTCGACGCTCACGCTGCTGGGTACGCTGCGCGCAGGTCCCCACCTCCCCCTGGAGTTCCACCTGCACGGTGAGGTGTTGGTCGGTCCCGGCTACCACGTCACCGAGGTCAAGGCCGTGACCATTGAGTCGATGGACTGCGGCGGTAGGGCAGACGCCTGGCGCGAGACGGTCATCCAACTCAAGGACGGCAGCGCCCGTGAGGCGGGGGAAGGCTTCATGACCACCCGCAAGTTCCTGGGCATCTATGACAAGGTGGCCCGGAGCGTTCCCGTGCGTGGTGAGGCCGAGGTCCGCTTCGAGTACGGCAACAACGCCATGCCCGCCATGCAGTACCACGTCACGCACGTCGAGCCCCAGGAGGAGCGGGTAATCGTTCACCTGCGGACGCCCGGGGTGCAGTGCAAGGCGGCGGACGCCTGCGGGCAGCCCACCACAGCTCAGCCGGTGGAGGCGGCATCGGGCTGCGCGCCCGCGAGTGGGTGCTGTGGCCCGGCGACGACCGAGCTGATCTCCCTGGGTTGA
- a CDS encoding metalloregulator ArsR/SmtB family transcription factor, with product MTTVAVPSVLDQLKALSHEIRFELVRHLAGGERCVCDLEALLGLPQSKVSYHLGILREAELVTAEQRGKNTYYTLRQDQLFQLGGNLLGEIFTRPLALTHQTKSIC from the coding sequence GTGACGACCGTGGCCGTGCCCAGTGTGCTCGACCAGCTCAAGGCTCTCTCCCACGAGATTCGCTTCGAGCTGGTCCGGCACCTCGCCGGGGGAGAGCGTTGCGTCTGCGACCTGGAAGCGTTGCTGGGGCTCCCCCAGTCCAAGGTGTCCTACCACCTGGGCATCCTCCGCGAGGCCGAACTGGTCACTGCCGAGCAGCGCGGCAAGAACACCTACTACACCCTGCGGCAGGATCAACTCTTTCAGTTGGGTGGAAACCTGCTTGGCGAGATTTTCACTAGGCCTCTCGCCTTGACGCATCAAACGAAATCCATATGCTGA
- a CDS encoding MIP/aquaporin family protein, whose product MTVPLTRALLAEALGTFALVFFGPGAAVVQAQTGALGHLGVAAVFGLTVAAVIAALAPISGAHINPAATFALLLAGRFPPGRVLPYIAAQLLGATVAAFVLLALFGLKGNLGVTLPAGSVAQAFVLETVLTYFLLLVALRSGLPWVVGGVVALEAAMGGPITGASMNPARSFGPALASGLWTAHWIYWSAPVLGAALAVAANHVLNPPEPLEPQPHRAQEFVPQDGNLKPPPS is encoded by the coding sequence GTGACGGTGCCCCTCACACGTGCCCTTCTCGCGGAGGCGCTGGGCACCTTCGCGCTGGTGTTCTTCGGCCCCGGCGCGGCGGTGGTGCAGGCACAGACGGGCGCCCTCGGGCACCTGGGTGTGGCCGCTGTCTTTGGGCTCACGGTCGCTGCCGTCATCGCCGCCCTCGCTCCCATCAGCGGGGCACACATCAACCCGGCGGCCACCTTCGCCCTGCTGCTGGCGGGCCGCTTCCCACCCGGGCGAGTTCTGCCCTACATCGCCGCTCAACTGCTCGGCGCTACGGTGGCCGCGTTCGTGCTGCTGGCCCTCTTCGGGCTGAAGGGGAACCTCGGCGTCACCCTGCCTGCTGGAAGTGTGGCCCAAGCGTTCGTCCTCGAAACGGTGCTGACCTACTTCCTGTTGCTGGTCGCGTTGCGCTCGGGTCTGCCCTGGGTGGTCGGCGGGGTGGTTGCGCTGGAAGCGGCGATGGGCGGCCCCATCACCGGGGCGAGCATGAACCCGGCCCGCTCCTTCGGCCCGGCGCTGGCGAGCGGCCTGTGGACCGCCCACTGGATCTACTGGTCGGCTCCCGTACTCGGCGCCGCCCTCGCTGTGGCCGCCAATCACGTGCTGAACCCACCTGAACCTCTGGAACCCCAACCTCACCGCGCACAGGAGTTCGTGCCGCAGGACGGCAATCTCAAGCCACCTCCCTCCTAA
- a CDS encoding IS110 family transposase: MYVLGLDVGKSEVYARLLVLRTDASPQPVGTVQAFIYDRSGLQALRTWLIKTSVPLPELHAVMEATGVYWERLAYFLHELSCTVSVVNPAQIKFFAQSSLRRGKTDKMDADIIARYGAIMRPKAWTPPAAELEALKLLVHERDAIVKELSQARNRRHALNQRQEADPLVVKLTEELIAFLIGQVESLDRELRARVETQPELRQQVELLQSLPGFGFLVSLTVLVETAAFSTIQTHRQLAAYAGVSPAPNQSGAMNKRGRISKIGNPRLRRIVYLAAVAATRTKSKEKAFYQRLRDQGKPGKVAITALARKLLCGLCRGAVGTSL, encoded by the coding sequence ATGTACGTTCTGGGTCTCGACGTCGGCAAATCCGAGGTCTACGCACGTCTCCTGGTTTTGCGGACCGATGCCAGTCCACAACCCGTCGGCACTGTTCAAGCTTTCATCTACGACCGCAGCGGCCTTCAGGCCCTGCGGACCTGGCTGATCAAGACCAGTGTGCCGCTCCCCGAACTGCACGCCGTCATGGAAGCCACCGGCGTGTACTGGGAACGGTTGGCCTACTTCCTGCACGAGCTGAGCTGCACGGTCAGCGTCGTCAACCCCGCCCAGATCAAGTTCTTCGCCCAAAGCTCGCTGCGGCGGGGCAAGACCGACAAGATGGACGCCGACATCATCGCCCGCTACGGGGCGATCATGCGGCCCAAAGCCTGGACCCCGCCTGCCGCCGAACTTGAAGCCTTGAAACTGCTGGTCCACGAGCGGGACGCCATCGTCAAGGAACTGTCCCAGGCTAGGAACCGACGACACGCCCTGAACCAGCGCCAGGAGGCCGACCCGCTGGTGGTCAAGCTCACCGAGGAGCTCATCGCGTTCCTCATAGGGCAAGTTGAGTCCCTGGATCGCGAGCTGCGTGCACGGGTTGAGACACAACCCGAACTGCGCCAACAGGTCGAACTGCTGCAAAGCCTGCCAGGCTTCGGTTTTTTAGTGTCATTGACGGTCCTGGTCGAGACGGCAGCGTTCAGCACGATCCAGACCCATCGCCAGTTGGCCGCGTATGCGGGCGTATCGCCCGCCCCCAACCAATCGGGGGCGATGAACAAGCGGGGTCGGATTTCCAAGATCGGGAACCCTCGTCTGCGACGCATTGTTTACCTGGCGGCGGTGGCCGCTACCCGCACCAAGAGCAAGGAAAAAGCGTTCTACCAGCGGCTGCGCGACCAGGGCAAGCCAGGCAAGGTGGCGATCACGGCGCTCGCCAGGAAGCTGTTGTGTGGGCTTTGCCGTGGTGCAGTCGGGACGTCCCTATGA
- a CDS encoding putative iron-sulfur cluster-binding metallochaperone has product MTIPDCCAPTTPVAVTTCPTCGSTGRTVQLVTLKALLTPAALATLDPGEAHRFCPDSACDVVYFSASRTYRQAEVKVPVFQKDGRGSAPACYCFGHTRADLEQATREGGAAAIPQVIQAHIQAGRCGCEVNNPQGSCCLGNVNRTLAALQTPAETGRAGCC; this is encoded by the coding sequence ATGACCATCCCTGATTGCTGCGCTCCGACCACGCCGGTTGCGGTGACTACCTGTCCCACCTGTGGCAGCACGGGCAGGACGGTTCAACTCGTCACCCTCAAGGCCCTGCTGACCCCAGCCGCGCTCGCCACCCTTGATCCGGGGGAGGCGCACCGCTTCTGCCCTGATTCCGCCTGCGACGTAGTGTACTTCAGCGCCTCCCGGACCTACCGGCAGGCGGAGGTGAAGGTGCCGGTCTTCCAGAAGGACGGGCGAGGCAGCGCACCCGCCTGTTACTGCTTCGGCCACACTCGCGCTGACCTGGAGCAAGCCACCCGGGAGGGAGGGGCCGCGGCCATCCCCCAGGTCATCCAGGCCCACATCCAGGCCGGGCGCTGCGGGTGCGAGGTGAACAACCCCCAGGGAAGCTGTTGCCTGGGGAACGTGAACCGCACCCTGGCCGCCCTCCAGACTCCCGCTGAGACAGGGCGTGCCGGATGCTGCTGA
- a CDS encoding arsenate reductase ArsC, which yields MTRVLILCTHNSARSQMAEALTREAARRADLDLEVHSAGTEATCVKDDAKTVMAEIGLSLDGHTSKTLWDVPDPQNFDYVITVCDSAAEACPAYPGRTHRLHYPFVDPSGGSLDRWRSVRDQLKVQFDDFVQALKDGRPVPPTYENSPAVPVV from the coding sequence ATGACGCGCGTCCTGATCCTGTGCACCCACAACTCGGCTCGCTCCCAGATGGCGGAAGCTCTCACCCGCGAGGCGGCGCGGCGAGCGGACCTCGATCTGGAAGTCCACTCTGCCGGGACCGAGGCGACCTGCGTGAAGGACGACGCGAAGACGGTCATGGCGGAGATCGGCCTGAGCCTGGACGGGCACACCAGCAAGACGCTGTGGGACGTACCGGACCCGCAGAACTTCGACTACGTGATCACCGTCTGCGACTCGGCGGCGGAAGCGTGCCCCGCCTACCCGGGCCGGACCCACCGCCTGCACTACCCCTTCGTTGATCCCAGCGGCGGCAGCCTGGACCGCTGGCGCAGCGTGCGCGATCAACTCAAAGTCCAGTTCGATGACTTCGTGCAGGCCCTGAAGGACGGGCGGCCGGTGCCTCCCACCTACGAGAACAGTCCCGCCGTCCCCGTCGTCTGA
- a CDS encoding MerR family DNA-binding protein has product MADLPDMPIGQLATITGEGVKALRYWTDFGLLTAERRPSGYRHYPPEAAEQVRFIRSAQAAGFTLDEIRRILAARQDGRKPCEHVKADLDAHLKTVRAQIAHLQTLEAQLQAKVTWAEEHPDPACDSAGCVYLEDTPRA; this is encoded by the coding sequence ATGGCGGACCTCCCTGACATGCCCATCGGTCAACTCGCCACCATCACCGGCGAGGGCGTCAAGGCGCTGCGCTACTGGACGGACTTCGGCCTGCTAACGGCGGAGCGCCGCCCCAGCGGCTACCGGCACTACCCACCTGAGGCTGCCGAGCAGGTCCGCTTCATCCGCTCCGCGCAGGCCGCCGGGTTCACCCTCGACGAGATCCGCCGCATTCTCGCGGCCCGTCAGGACGGCCGGAAACCCTGTGAGCACGTCAAGGCCGACCTCGACGCGCACCTGAAGACCGTTCGGGCGCAGATCGCGCACCTCCAGACCCTCGAAGCGCAGTTGCAGGCCAAGGTAACGTGGGCAGAGGAACACCCCGACCCGGCCTGCGATTCCGCAGGATGTGTCTACCTGGAAGACACGCCCAGGGCTTGA